Proteins co-encoded in one Candida albicans SC5314 chromosome 3, complete sequence genomic window:
- a CDS encoding uncharacterized protein (Has domain(s) with predicted transferase activity and role in biosynthetic process), whose product MITRSRHISKRLYSTNYSAILFNAQENVNQLLESQDRSSYILAQYIPEPVRNTYLAIRAFNLEINKINEGGSNVQSRAARASSQMSNTLGVSTADLKFKFWSDLILRVFTEDSRNETDLGEPIAILLRDGLKHDFNLNISYFQQFLQTRRHFIKNNSSFQTVNDICSYGEGTFSQLNYLTQGLLLSPSISPSVIRLLEYSTELQSQMSDIAAHIGQATAVSSMILGVPFYAQSRNQITLPVDLMTSSGLSQESLLRLFQGHIKDSAEENQIKEALKNVVYETAITANDHMLTAKSKLEMARQEIKKIVQEQPQDQLLNKFSKKWRKGIPDSLYVPTMAGIPTSLFLNKLEKCNFDLFHGRLQKEWRLPMKSFYYYYMRLM is encoded by the coding sequence ATGATCACTAGGAGTAGACATATAAGTAAAAGATTgtattcaacaaattatcTGGCAATACTATTCAATGCTCAAGAAAACgttaatcaattgttggaaAGCCAGGATCGATCATCATATATATTAGCCCAATATATCCCTGAACCAGTACGAAACACCTACCTCGCGATACGTGCATTCAATTTggaaatcaataaaataaatgaagGTGGTTCCAATGTACAGTCTAGAGCAGCAAGGGCTTCTAGTCAGATGTCGAATACTTTGGGAGTTTCAACTgctgatttgaaattcaaattttggaGTGATTTGATCTTGAGGGTGTTCACAGAAGATTCTCGAAATGAAACTGATCTTGGAGAGCCCATAGCCATATTATTGAGAGATGGATTGAAGCATGATTTTAATCTAAATATTTCATATttccaacaatttcttcaaacgAGACGtcattttatcaaaaataattctAGTTTCCAAACTGTCAATGACATATGTAGTTATGGAGAAGGGACATTTTcacaattaaattatttgactCAAGGATTGTTATTATCACCATCTATTTCTCCTTCAGTTATAAGACTATTGGAATATTCTACAGAATTACAATCACAAATGAGTGATATTGCAGCCCATATTGGTCAAGCAACAGCAGTCAGTTCCATGATCCTTGGAGTTCCCTTTTATGCTcaatcaagaaatcaaataacATTACCAGTAGACTTAATGACTTCTAGTGGGTTATCACAAGAATCTTTACTTCGTTTGTTTCAAGGTCATATCAAGGATTCCGCTGAAGAGAATCAAATAAAGGAAGCATTAAAGAATGTGGTTTATGAGACTGCTATTACTGCCAATGATCATATGTTGACAGCAAAATCGAAATTGGAAATGGCAAgacaagaaatcaaaaagattGTCCAAGAACAACCTCAagatcaattattgaataaattcTCTAAGAAATGGAGAAAAGGTATTCCCGATAGTTTGTATGTTCCAACAATGGCTGGTATACCAACTTCACTTTTCTTGAacaaattagaaaaatgCAATTTTGATCTTTTCCATGGAAGATTACAAAAGGAATGGAGATTGCCTATGAaatcattttattattactatatGCGTCTTATGTAA
- a CDS encoding ubiquitin-protein ligase (Predicted ubiquitin-protein ligase; Hap43-repressed gene; oxidative stress-induced via Cap1; flow model biofilm induced): MPDDSGSSNGRNNSNDLSGGSEEGSNNRRTNEGNHNGHSNRNDRTSTSQNSSSNSNNSNRSHRLDFGIFDRFMDTFLRGSRQRNHSTPGPSPVRNDISEQLTNENNARDQQQQHQHHGQAQQHQQGSEQSSQRVSSEPPSSNSSTNNRDEESDRAIIITVNYVFSDENRPAVPNRSGSLIMSLPNNASNREPSVIQEFIRLATQMAYSSIVTGLNRERGTTIEKFKSFDTVKLHDLGENQICSICYEKFEADEEDETVSHKKRRLVDETSQTTSSSSNARNTREGESEEEQQPSQSNNSQPVYLSEYVGEFNHSAVKMPCSHIFGKGCLCEWLKLHTTCPLCRFSVSEETASEPATNDTANNVSFFTIPTDGNTNPLGNVTVQNNFTNAPSNDQPTPRVHYFGFSPIPSPGSATPSSNPRSEATETPLRRIFRSTRARREREARQDQESNEFPHIDPFAFDYLRNRLSTSDRQPEPLFPFGMSSRRTANGVETTSTDHLASESEDNLNMRSLFDASPMPEARRNEDDTRVGDSGSNNESANNNNESSTNISHGDDDDVDNS; encoded by the coding sequence ATGCCTGACGACTCTGGGTCATCGAATGGCAGAAACAACAGTAATGATTTGCTGGGTGGTTCTGAAGAAGGTTCCAACAATAGAAGAACAAATGAAGGTAACCACAATGGTCATAGCAATCGTAATGATAGAACTTCTACTTCCCaaaattcttcttccaaTAGCAATAATTCCAATAGGCTGCATCGTTTGGACTTTGGCATTTTTGATAGATTTATGGATACTTTTTTACGAGGCAGCAGACAAAGAAACCATTCTACTCCTGGACCTTCACCGGTAAGAAATGATATCAGTGAACAACtaacaaatgaaaacaatgCAAGagatcaacaacagcaacaccaacaccatGGTCAGGCACAGCAACACCAACAGGGATCTGAACAATCAAGTCAACGTGTGCTGTCTGAACCGCCTAGTTCCAATTCCTCTACAAATAACAGAGACGAGGAATCTGATCGTGCCATAATAATAACTGTCAATTACGTATTTTCGGACGAAAATAGACCAGCAGTACCTAATAGATCCGGGTCGTTAATCATGTCCTTGCCAAACAATGCATCAAATCGTGAACCTAGTGTGATTCAAGAATTTATCCGATTGGCCACTCAAATGGcatattcatcaattgttaCTGGTCTCAATCGTGAGAGGGGGACTACTAtagaaaaatttaaatcatttgataCTGTAAAGTTACATGATTTGGGTGAGAATCAAATTTGTTCCATTTGTTATGAGAAGTTTGAAGCTGATGAGGAAGACGAAACAGTGTCTCACAAGAAGAGACGTCTTGTGGATGAGACATCTCAGACGACATCGAGTTCATCAAATGCCAGAAATACTAGAGAGGGAGAAagtgaagaagaacaacaaccttCACAATCCAACAACTCACAACCAGTTTATTTATCTGAATATGTTGGTGAGTTTAATCATAGCGCGGTCAAAATGCCTTGTTCTCATATATTTGGTAAAGGTTGTTTATGTGAATGGCTTAAGCTACATACCACCTGTCCGTTGTGTAGATTTTCGGTTCTGGAGGAAACTGCATCAGAACCAGCTACAAATGATACAGCCAATAACgtttcatttttcacaATACCCACTGACGGCAACACTAACCCCTTGGGAAATGTTACTGTTCAGAACAATTTTACTAATGCCCCTTCAAACGATCAACCTACACCACGAGTGCATTATTTTGGATTTAGTCCGATTCCATCACCAGGCTCTGCCACTCCATCACTGAACCCAAGGTCTGAGGCAACAGAAACTCCATTAAGACGTATATTTCGTTCTACAAGAGCCCGTCGAGAACGAGAGGCAAGACAAGATCAAGAGTCGAATGAGTTTCCTCATATAGATCCTTTCGCATTTGATTATCTTAGAAATAGGTTATCAACAAGTGATAGACAGCCGGAACCGCTATTTCCTTTTGGTATGAGTAGCAGAAGAACGGCCAATGGTGTTGAAACTACCCTGACCGACCATTTAGCGTCTGAAAGCGaagataatttgaatatgaGAAGTCTTTTCGACGCATCTCCCATGCCAGAAGCACGTCGTAACGAAGACGATACAAGAGTGGGCGATAGCGGATCTAACAACGAAAGCgcaaacaacaacaatgaaaGCTCTACTAACATTTCAcatggtgatgatgatgatgtggACAATTcatga
- a CDS encoding peptidylprolyl isomerase (Putative peptidyl-prolyl cis-trans isomerase): protein MQIEKVQPKAYFDITNGSKKLGRVVFELYDDLAPKATENFLNLCKGITLNDKTYSYQDTIFDKVIKNFMIQGGSLNANVSTIYGDQGINKPIPGENLSDDLSHPFKLCMANNGDVNCNGSQFFITTSKQSQIAGKYSVFGHVIHGKSIIREIERVKTNKDDVPESNVVIDQCGVWTDDMPVPIFNASYDTIGGDIYEEYPEDDNSNFNQESTEEAFSVASKIKESGTLLYKKGDKENARFKYIKALRYIMEFIPDPDQDPEWYKKFIDLKKKTYLNLSLCCLQLKDYHRCIDYCSYLLDMDDSVLTKQDKTKTLFRKGSANVGLKKYKLGLDDLKLANKLTPDDVSIQKSIESTEKLLQQQKQNEKATYSKFFG from the coding sequence aTGCAAATAGAAAAAGTTCAACCGAAAGCATATTTTGATATTACCAATGGATCTAAAAAATTGGGGAGAGTagtttttgaattatacGATGATTTAGCTCCTAAAGCTACTGAAAATTTTCTCAATTTATGTAAAGGAATCACATTGAATGATAAAACTTATTCATACCAAGACACCATTTTTGACAAAGTTATTAAAAACTTTATGATACAAGGAGGTTCATTGAATGCAAAtgtatcaacaatatatgGAGATCAAGGAATAAACAAACCTATACCTGGAGAAAACTTATCCGATGACTTATCTCATCCTTTCAAATTATGTATGGCCAACAATGGTGATGTCAATTGCAATGGAtcccaatttttcataacAACCTCCAAGCAATCACAAATAGCTGGTAAATATTCTGTTTTTGGTCATGTAATTCACGggaaatcaataattagGGAAATAGAAAGAGTAAAAACCAATAAAGATGATGTACCAGAATCCAACGTAGTTATTGATCAATGTGGAGTTTGGACCGATGATATGCCAGTACCAATTTTCAACGCCAGTTACGACACGATAGGAGGGGATATATATGAAGAATATCCTGAAGatgataattcaaatttcaaCCAAGAATCCACTGAAGAAGCATTTAGTGTGGcatcaaaaatcaaagaaagtGGTACTTTGCTATATAAAAAGGgtgataaagaaaatgctCGTTTTAAATACATAAAAGCATTGAGATATATTATGGAATTCATACCAGATCCAGATCAAGATCCAGAATGGtataaaaaattcatagatttgaaaaagaaaacttatttaaatttgagCTTATGTTGTTTGCAATTGAAAGATTACCATCGTTGTATTGATTATTGTTCATATCTATTGGATATGGATGACTCAGTACTTACGAAACAAGACAAGACAAAGACATTGTTCAGAAAAGGTTCAGCCAACGTTGGTCTcaagaaatataaattgggtttagatgatttgaaattagcAAATAAATTAACACCAGACGATGTCAGTATCCAGAAAAGTATAGAATCAACAGAGAAATTattgcaacaacaaaagcaaAACGAAAAAGCTACCTATTCAAAGTTTTTTGGTTAA
- the ATO2 gene encoding Ato2p (Putative fungal-specific transmembrane protein; fluconazole repressed, Hap43-repressed; flow model biofilm induced; Spider biofilm induced), whose product MTSSSSQKSVGSSIIDANQGPIKKVEIAGEGGEFVIINRHKYYRHDLMAAFGGTLNPGASPWPKININPAPLGLCGFAMTTFVLSLYNAQAMGIKVPNVVVSLACFYGGAAQFFAGCFEFVTGNTFGMTALTSYGAFWLSYSAILVDSFGIVAAYEASEETASQLPNAIGFFLLAWGIFTFMLWLNTLKSTVTFSSLFFLLFVTFLLLAGGEFSGRVGVTRAGGVFGVITAIVAWWNALAGTATPTNSYFQPVSIPLPGNVVFKK is encoded by the coding sequence ATGACGTCTTCATCTTCTCAAAAATCTGTTGGATCTTCAATCATAGATGCAAACCAAGgaccaataaaaaaagttgaaattgCTGGAGAGGGTGGTGaatttgttattatcaatCGTCACAAGTACTACAGACATGACTTGATGGCTGCCTTCGGGGGTACTTTAAACCCAGGTGCTTCTCCTTGGCCAAAGATCAATATCAACCCTGCTCCCCTCGGGTTATGTGGGTTTGCCATGACCACTTTTGTCTTATCCCTTTACAATGCCCAAGCTATGGGTATCAAAGTTCCAAATGTGGTAGTTTCACTTGCATGTTTCTACGGTGGTGCAGCTCAATTTTTTGCTGGATGTTTTGAGTTTGTGACTGGAAATACATTTGGTATGACTGCATTGACATCTTACGGTGCCTTCTGGTTGAGTTATTCAGCAATCTTGGTTGATAGTTTTGGTATCGTTGCAGCCTACGAAGCTTCTGAAGAAACAGCTTCACAGTTACCAAATGCCATTGGATTTTTCTTACTTGCTTGGGGTATCTTTACATTTATGTTGTGGTTAAACACTTTAAAATCTACAGTTACTTTCAGCTCCTTgtttttcttattgtttGTAACATTCCTTTTGTTAGCTGGTGGTGAATTTAGTGGAAGAGTCGGTGTTACTAGAGCTGGTGGTGTTTTTGGTGTTATCACAGCCATTGTTGCTTGGTGGAATGCCTTAGCCGGTACTGCTACTCCAACCAACTCTTACTTCCAACCTGTTTCTATTCCATTGCCAGGTAACGTTGTTTTcaagaaatag